One genomic window of Bacteroidota bacterium includes the following:
- a CDS encoding response regulator transcription factor, whose translation MNKKSRLLLVEDDPNFGTVLKDYLILNDYEVTHAVDGNDGLVKFKNGEHDLAILDVMMPYKDGFTLAKEIKELSPNMPIIFLTAKSMKEDVVKGYQVGADDYLNKPFDSEVLLYKIKAILHRKNENDDNKYQQFEFKIGKYDFNSKLRFLTLDGETKKLSPKENALLKLMCIYLNDLMPRELALTRIWKDDNYFTSRSMDVYVAKLRKYLQGDADVEIINIHGEGFRLVVREG comes from the coding sequence ATGAATAAAAAAAGCAGGCTGCTGTTAGTAGAAGATGATCCTAACTTCGGAACAGTTCTTAAGGATTATCTAATTCTCAATGATTATGAAGTTACTCATGCGGTGGACGGAAATGATGGCTTGGTGAAATTCAAAAACGGAGAGCACGATTTGGCAATACTTGATGTCATGATGCCATATAAGGATGGTTTTACACTTGCAAAAGAAATAAAAGAACTGAGTCCTAATATGCCTATCATTTTTCTTACTGCAAAGTCTATGAAGGAAGATGTAGTGAAAGGCTATCAGGTTGGAGCTGATGACTATCTAAATAAACCTTTCGATTCGGAGGTGTTGCTCTATAAGATAAAAGCAATTTTACACCGGAAAAATGAAAATGATGATAATAAATATCAGCAGTTTGAATTTAAGATCGGGAAATATGATTTTAATTCCAAGTTGAGGTTTTTAACGCTCGACGGTGAAACAAAAAAACTGTCACCAAAAGAAAATGCACTTTTAAAACTGATGTGTATTTATTTGAACGATTTAATGCCAAGAGAATTAGCTCTTACCCGTATCTGGAAAGATGATAATTATTTTACGTCGAGAAGTATGGATGTTTATGTTGCAAAGCTCAGAAAGTATTTGCAGGGTGATGCAGATGTGGAGATAATAAATATACACGGTGAGGGATTCAGACTCGTTGTTAGAGAGGGTTAA